The Crocosphaera subtropica ATCC 51142 genome includes a window with the following:
- a CDS encoding DNA-methyltransferase, producing MILSIDSIIQEIKNYDEILEVVFSLIVSAYFQLTNHCYLAIIVEQVHPNKWQLISDITIFCEKFLEHPIDRSYFRWRKVAEETLEYIENLNDNVYNFKHGNEGLTYKDCYLVYKNNREKCVLLFEKNERDERPVPCPQCRTLKIQGHSYPTIGVRSWECKNIFCGYKSKYNRGKRYSLSSIIRQQAILDSQNFIDPKILKNWRRDIVEVSSFSEIYDFLIQCYSLYDDTILIYEKLCQLPPLMFGRKLKIQKVNKLISSQWRNHYHNLKFFKRFLIKKSMKSLTSRENLSSIPEITLYQGDSFNILSQLESNYLGGAVTSPPYYNARNYSQWSNIYCYLYDMYNIFNQVYRCLKEGSPLLINIFDYFDNEKIIVFSDMGKKRLILSSYISFICRYIGFNHLGNIAWDKGEIEGNRNFNQGNYSPYYQAPHNCWEHILIFSKGNPSFDVTKIPKIIKEKPITKIVKGKNIYGHTAPFPEKVPSLLFSLITKDEIILDPFTGSMTTGRVALKYGIKSINIELHKHYCDLALNLLKQQLSKNLQGSLF from the coding sequence GTGATTTTAAGTATTGATAGTATTATTCAAGAAATAAAAAATTATGACGAAATTTTAGAAGTAGTTTTTTCTCTTATAGTAAGTGCTTATTTTCAGTTGACGAATCATTGTTATTTAGCAATTATTGTTGAGCAAGTTCATCCTAATAAATGGCAATTAATTTCCGATATAACAATTTTTTGTGAAAAATTTTTAGAACACCCAATAGATCGTAGTTATTTTAGATGGCGTAAAGTGGCAGAAGAAACCTTAGAATATATTGAAAACTTAAACGATAATGTTTATAATTTTAAACATGGGAATGAAGGACTAACCTATAAAGATTGTTACCTAGTGTATAAAAATAATAGGGAAAAGTGCGTTCTTCTCTTTGAAAAAAATGAAAGAGATGAAAGACCTGTTCCATGTCCACAATGCAGAACACTAAAAATTCAAGGTCATTCTTATCCTACTATTGGTGTCAGAAGTTGGGAGTGTAAAAATATTTTTTGTGGATATAAAAGTAAATATAATCGAGGAAAAAGATATTCTTTATCTTCAATCATAAGGCAACAAGCTATTTTAGATAGTCAAAATTTTATTGATCCAAAAATATTAAAAAATTGGAGAAGAGATATTGTAGAAGTATCATCATTTTCTGAAATTTATGATTTTCTTATTCAGTGTTATTCTCTTTATGATGATACAATTTTAATTTACGAAAAATTGTGTCAACTACCTCCATTAATGTTCGGAAGAAAGTTGAAAATTCAAAAAGTAAATAAGCTGATTTCTAGTCAGTGGAGAAATCATTATCATAATCTGAAATTTTTCAAAAGATTTTTAATTAAAAAATCTATGAAAAGTCTGACTTCAAGAGAAAATTTATCTTCTATCCCAGAAATCACTTTATATCAAGGAGATTCTTTTAACATACTCTCACAATTAGAATCTAATTACTTAGGTGGTGCTGTAACATCACCGCCTTATTATAATGCTAGAAATTACTCACAATGGAGTAATATATATTGTTATTTATATGATATGTATAATATTTTCAATCAAGTTTATCGATGCTTAAAAGAAGGTTCTCCCCTATTAATTAACATTTTTGACTATTTTGATAATGAAAAAATTATTGTTTTTTCTGATATGGGTAAAAAAAGATTAATTTTAAGTAGTTATATAAGTTTTATTTGCCGTTATATAGGATTTAATCATTTAGGTAATATTGCTTGGGATAAAGGAGAAATTGAAGGAAATAGAAATTTCAATCAAGGAAATTACTCACCTTATTATCAGGCACCGCATAATTGCTGGGAACATATCTTGATTTTTTCTAAAGGAAATCCTAGTTTTGACGTAACAAAAATTCCAAAAATAATCAAGGAAAAACCTATTACTAAAATAGTAAAAGGGAAAAATATTTATGGACATACTGCACCTTTTCCTGAGAAAGTACCCAGTTTACTATTTTCATTAATTACTAAAGATGAAATTATCTTAGATCCT